One window of the Maylandia zebra isolate NMK-2024a linkage group LG19, Mzebra_GT3a, whole genome shotgun sequence genome contains the following:
- the LOC101483517 gene encoding uncharacterized protein LOC101483517, translated as MEEEEQLRSLMFLVTYMLLKRMRDINDANIQRRNEIQRRIRHRQYFFQRQRRMLMMMIAGGVRSNARIRTRPWTTTPSTDWWERVVMTEFQPSDWLDKFRMNRETFFYLCDKLRPRLARRDTSFRLALPVEKRVAVALWRLASNIEYRTISALFGVGKSTVCRCVRDMCHAIVALLSSIYLRSPGEQELEDSAQLFLSHWGFPHCVAAIATLHTAIITPSNNASDYANPAGWLSVMSQVAVSGRGHFWDVCASFPGGTDPAEILQNSSLWATAAEGGLSPAPPPTFMGKSLRYVLLGEACYPLQSWLMKAYPEEQGRTASHAALTEQQQLFNGRLARALRVSQEALLRLRARWQCLSKRNDCGLDVVPTMILACCILHNMCESHGDAFKAEWQVEVAEAESPQPSHKQLLSTSMNQSNNEEVRQLFCDYFEEQNKKNN; from the exons atggaagaggaggagcagctgCGCTCTTTGATGTTTCTCGTGACTTACATGCTGCTGAAGCGCATGAGAGACATAAACGACGCAAACATTCAGAGACGCAACGAGATCCAAAGACGCATCAGACACCGCCAGTACTTCTtccagagacagaggaggatgctcaTG ATGATGATAGCGGGAGGCGTCCGCTCCAATGCCCGCATCCGCACTCGTCCCTGGACCACCACTCCAAGCACAGACTGGTGGGAGCGGGTTGTCATGACAGAATTCCAGCCCTCTGATTGGCTGGATAAGTTTCGCATGAACCGAGAGACGTTCTTCTACCTCTGCGACAAGCTGAGGCCCCGCCTGGCTCGACGGGACACCAGTTTCCGCCTGGCACTGCCCGTGGAGAAGCGTGTAGCTGTAGCTTTGTGGCGCCTGGCATCCAACATCGAGTACCGCACCATCAGCGCCTTGTTCGGTGTGGGGAAGTCGACCGTGTGCAGGTGCGTTAGAGACATGTGTCACGCCATCGTGGCGCTCCTCAGCTCCATCTACCTCCGATCGCCAGGTGAGCAGGAGCTGGAGGATTCAGCTCAGCTGTTCCTGTCTCACTGGGGTTTCCCTCACTGCGTCGCTGCTATAGCAACACTCCACACAGCTATTATCACCCCATCAAACAACGCGTCTGACTACGCCAACCCCGCCGGCTGGCTCTCAGTCATGTCGCAG GTGGCTGTTAGCGGTCGGGGGCACTTCTGGGATGTATGTGCCAGTTTCCCAGGCGGGACAGATCCAGCTGAGATCTTACAGAACTCTTCGCTATGGGCAACAGCCGCCGAGGGTGGACTCTCACCTGCCCCGCCACCTACCTTCATGGGAAAATCACTCAG GTATGTGTTGCTGGGTGAGGCCTGTTACCCGCTCCAGAGCTGGCTGATGAAGGCCTATCCTGAGGAACAGGGCAGGACGGCGAGTCACGCGGCACTGacggagcagcagcagctgtttaaTGGACGGCTTGCCCGAGCGCTGCGTGTGTCTCAGGAGGCGCTGCTGCGGCTGAGGGCACGCTGGCAGTGCCTCAGCAAGAGGAACGACTGCGGACTGGACGTGGTGCCCACCATGATCCTGGCTTGCTGCATTCTGCACAACATGTGCGAGTCTCACGGAGACGCATTTAAAGCGGAGTGGCAGGTGGAGgtggccgaggcagagagtcccCAACCCAGCCACAAACAGCTTCTCTCTACTAGCATGAACCAAAGTAATAATGAGGAAGTCAGGCAGCTCTTCTGTGACTATTTTGAAgagcaaaataagaaaaataattga